The Culicoidibacter larvae genomic sequence TCATATATGCGTAGCAAAGATGAATGTACAGATAAGACAGAAATCATTTTAACAAACTATGAAGTGCAAATGCAGCTAGACCTGGCAATTTGATGCGTAAACAAAAATTGTCCAATATATTTGTGATGAAAGGAATGAATTACAATGAAAATAAAATTAGTATTTTTTTATGAAACAACAGAAGGAATTAATAGGAATGAACCAGCAAAGATTGAAGGAATTGATCATATGACAATTGCAGATCTTGAGGCTCACTTGGAAGGAGGTCTACTCGATATTGTTGTTCGTAGATTGGGTAATCAAGGTGAGTTTGTCCGTCTGATTGATGAAGAAGAGTATTTGTACAGAAAAAGTAAGATTGAAGGTAAATTAAACTAATATGGACATGGCTCTAGAATGCAATGTGATGGGTGATTACCCACAAAATCAAAGTTCGATGCCTTCTAGCGACTCTATAATAAGCTAAGATAGTAATTATTAGGCGATATTCCTCAATTACGTTGAGAAATGACTTTGATCAGAGCATTTATACAATAATAATAAAAATAATTATCCTGGTTGACATTGACTACAATTGTAGTATAATTAAATTATCAAATAATTATGAGGTGATTATTATGGCAGTTGTTAGTGTTAGAATGGATGACAAACAAAAAGAGCTATATAAAAAATATGCAGAGCTTCAAGGGCAAACAATGAGTGACTTTATTAATCAGATTGTTTTCTCATATATTGAGGATGAATACGATGCAGCGCTTGCCGATAAAGCTTACGAAGAGTATCAAAAAGATCCAAAAACGTATTCCCATGAAGAAATGATGAAAAAGTATGGACTCTAAACAATACAAGCTTCGATACACGAAGCAATTTGAGAAGCAATTAAGTAAACTTGATAAGTCAACTGCAACTATTATTGTAAAATGGCTCGACTTACATATCGATGGTACAGATAGTCCGCGGTTGCAAGGAAAGGCATTAAAAGGTAGAGTAGAAGGAACATGGCGCTACCGAGTTGGCCAATACCGGGTTATTGTCAAATTTGTAGATGAAGAGCTACTTATCTTGGCGCTGCAAGTAGCGCACCGAAAAGAAGTATACAGATAAGTGATGAGGATTACTAAAAGAGAGAGGATATTTATGGAAAAGAAATTACGGAACTGGACAAATGCGATGTGTTTAGTTGGTATTACAATATCAATAGTATCAATGTCTATGATATACATACCAGGCTTTACACTGCGATTTATTCAAACTTCGCTTGCTGCAAGTGGCGTTACACTGGCAGTTAGTAGCCTATTATTGAAATTATTTGTTATTGACAACAAACAGAAGTCGATTGAAGAAGAATTTTAAGCGAGGAGTGAGCAGCAATGCAGAAAATTAAAGATATGAAGAAACAAACAAAAATAATTATCGGAGTAGTTGCGGTTGTAGCAATTAGTTTAATCGCTGCCGGCGGTGCATATGGATATAACCAGTTTGCTATCTACACAGCACAACAAGAGTTAAACACACAGTATAAAGCACAAGCACAAATTCTCCAGGATAAACAAGATGAGCTTGCAACGCTCATTGCTGATAATACTAAAACCGTCAATGAATTGGAGTACCTAAATGCTGATGAGAAACAACAAGTTATAGACACCTTGAAAGTTGATGCTCCAATAGTTGTAATTATGACTACTGTTGACACAACGAACTATACAGATGCTGATGTGGCAGAAATGACAGCGCAAATTGATACAGTACAAAAACATTTGGACACTCTTCAAGGTGAAGAATCTCCATTTACAACAAAGCTCGCAGAAACTCAAAAAACAGCATTAACTAATATAGTAAACAGCAAATCTGGTGAACTCCAAAACCAATATAGCGAGGATCATCAAAAACATGTAGCCGAGCAAAAGAAAATTGTTACTGATTTAATTGCAGCTGGCAAATATGATGAAGCATGGTCTAATATGAACATTGTGAGTGAAGCTTATGCGAATGCTGACCAATGGACGAGAAATAATATGCCGGCAACTCCAAGTGGAACTGGTACATATAATGGTGGAACTGTTACTTCAAACGATGATAACGGCACTGGTGGTGGCGGAACTACACAAGGTGGTGGAGGAGCCGGTCCGGTTTGTCGAATTGAAATTCGAGTTAAAACTGAAACAATTACACTACCTAACGGCGAAACAGCAACATCTAACATCGAGTATCCTGTTAAAGTATGTAACTAAAAGGAAATCTAAAAGCACAGTTTTGTGCTTTTTTTATTTGGAGTGATTTTTATGATTTTTAATTGCCGTTCACCGGCTACAATTTAATACAGTTAAATATAAAAGCAGTCATAGGTGTATGGCTGCTTTTTAAATTTTAGAATATCTATTTATAAAGGAGAATAAACATGAAGAAGTTTATCAAAATAACAACTACATTTATTTTTGTAATGTTAGTTGCTACA encodes the following:
- the relB gene encoding type II toxin-antitoxin system RelB family antitoxin, with the protein product MAVVSVRMDDKQKELYKKYAELQGQTMSDFINQIVFSYIEDEYDAALADKAYEEYQKDPKTYSHEEMMKKYGL
- a CDS encoding type II toxin-antitoxin system RelE family toxin, yielding MDSKQYKLRYTKQFEKQLSKLDKSTATIIVKWLDLHIDGTDSPRLQGKALKGRVEGTWRYRVGQYRVIVKFVDEELLILALQVAHRKEVYR